The nucleotide window GCCTGCTGCTGCATCACTATCCTTATTTACAATACGCTTTTCACCAGAAACACAACCTACTTTCTCATCGTTAAAACAGTTTACAATGTGCATAATTGAGTCTTCGCCAAGGTTGGTATTTGCATCACTAAAAATCACAATTGGTGTTTTTATATGTGGCATCACTCGGTTCATCGCATTTATTTTTCCTTTTCTTTCATCTTTATGGAACAACTGTACATTCTCGTAGTTTTCTAAAAGTGAATGTGTACCATCGTTAGAGCCATCGGTTACCCAAACTATGTTTAATTTATCTTTTGGATAATTAAGGTTCTGCGTGTTTTTCATCTTTTGAAACACATAATCTTTTTCGTTGTACGCAGGAATTAAAAGCGAAACTTCTGGCAATTCTTCAACAGTATTGACACTGGCTTTTTTTGAAAATAATCGCTTGATTTTCACCATTACATACAAGATAATGCCATAACCTACATAGGTGTAAAAAATGATCAATAGTAAAATCCAGAATAGTATTTTTAGAGTTTCCATAACGTTGATTTTTGAGTAAAATTAGCTGACTTTTTGCGGTGACTTTTTAATATTCTTTAATGCGACTTTCAGCTTAGATTAATGGCCATTTAGTGTCGGTAGACTGCTTTTTAAGTTGGCTTAATTATTTGTGATTTACCTTTTCCCAAGTTTTAGTTTCAAAATTATATTGCTTTAAAACCCTTGCCGGATTACCAGCAGCAACAGCATATTGAGGAATATCTTTAGTCACAACGCTACCTGCTGCAACTATAGAATGTTTGCCAATGGTAACACCTGGAACTATCACTACGTTTGCACCAATCCAAGATTCGTTTTCTATAACAATAGGTTTTGTAGATACACCTTGCTCGTGAATTGGACTATCAATTTCAGCATAGTTATGATTTAAACCAGACAGCACTACGTTTTGCGCCAACCTTACATCATCACCAATTTTTACAGGACCAATAATGGTATTGCTTAATCCAACACGCGATCTATCACCAATAATTACATCGCCTACGCCATTGTTTACAGCTGAAAAATCCTCAATGGTAGATGCTTCGCCAAGCGTAAATTTATTCCAAGGAACAACGTCTAATCTGGTACGTTTTCTTATGCACGATTTTTTTCCTCTTTTATGAATAAATGGATTAACAAACCATTTAATCCATAATCTTGGTCGTGCTTGATCTGGAATTAAAATTGACCAATGTGCTAATTGTTTAAGTGTAGTATTCGATTTTATTTTTGCTGCTAATTCCATAATTATATGCTTTTTAAAGTTGCTTCCATTGCCATATAAATATCCTTTACACTGTTTGTCCAGGTATGTTTGTTGGCAAATTCAATGTGCTGTTTTGCTTTGGTGGCAGAGTGTTCTGTTAAAGCTTTTTCGATTAGTGTTACGTAATCGTCCTTAGTTTCCCCTAAATAGGTGAAGTCTTTAAACATCTGCATTGCTTTGGTTTTTGTTGCTACTACTGGTTTTCCCATCGCTAGATATTCATCTATTTTTCTTGGGTAATTTCCAATGGTAATTTCGTTAACGACTTGCGGATTTATAGCTACATCAAACCCTTTGATATATGACGCCAATTGATCTGCTGGTTTGTTGCCAAAAAAGTGAACATTTTGTAATTGATGCAAGCTAGATTGCTTAAAGTTTTCATCCTCTGGCCCAACTAAAACAATGTTCCAGTCTTGTCTTTGTTTTGCGATAAATGCTATCAATTCTATATCTAATCGCAATGTGGTCAATGAACCTACGTAGCCAATTACTGGTCCGCTAATGGTTTTAAATTCTTCTGGAATAGGAATATTTCCTTCGGAATCATCAAACATTGTAACATCACAACCTTGGCCAACCATTATGCTATTTTGGTTATATTTTGAAGTGTAGTCTACATAATACTCTGAGTTGTTAACCACAACATCTGCGCTTGCTATCACTTTTGGTTCTAGCTGCTCACCGTGTTTTTTCCAGTAAGGCACTTTTACCAAATTGTCTCTTACATAATACGTATATAATTCTGGTTGTAAATAGTCTTTTAAATGGAGCCCTAAAAGCATCGAACTATCATTAAATAACAGCACATCTTTAAAACCTAAACGACTTACAGCTTTTTTAATATCATCTGCAAAACGTTTTGTATTGCGTTTGTTTAAGGTATTATAAAGCTGATGATTTGGCACCCAATTAATCGACTCGATTAATGTTTTTGGATATAAGTTCCATAAGTTTTCATCTATTTTTTCAATATCAGACTGCTGTCCTTTTGAGATTTTTATACG belongs to Winogradskyella sp. J14-2 and includes:
- a CDS encoding acyltransferase, whose translation is MELAAKIKSNTTLKQLAHWSILIPDQARPRLWIKWFVNPFIHKRGKKSCIRKRTRLDVVPWNKFTLGEASTIEDFSAVNNGVGDVIIGDRSRVGLSNTIIGPVKIGDDVRLAQNVVLSGLNHNYAEIDSPIHEQGVSTKPIVIENESWIGANVVIVPGVTIGKHSIVAAGSVVTKDIPQYAVAAGNPARVLKQYNFETKTWEKVNHK
- a CDS encoding glycosyltransferase, with the protein product MIKGRDIIIVGIQPWDIEIGSNCKNIATEFAKDNRVLYVNPPLDRITRYKQKHKESIQKRIKISKGQQSDIEKIDENLWNLYPKTLIESINWVPNHQLYNTLNKRNTKRFADDIKKAVSRLGFKDVLLFNDSSMLLGLHLKDYLQPELYTYYVRDNLVKVPYWKKHGEQLEPKVIASADVVVNNSEYYVDYTSKYNQNSIMVGQGCDVTMFDDSEGNIPIPEEFKTISGPVIGYVGSLTTLRLDIELIAFIAKQRQDWNIVLVGPEDENFKQSSLHQLQNVHFFGNKPADQLASYIKGFDVAINPQVVNEITIGNYPRKIDEYLAMGKPVVATKTKAMQMFKDFTYLGETKDDYVTLIEKALTEHSATKAKQHIEFANKHTWTNSVKDIYMAMEATLKSI